In Gossypium arboreum isolate Shixiya-1 chromosome 5, ASM2569848v2, whole genome shotgun sequence, a single genomic region encodes these proteins:
- the LOC108450156 gene encoding uncharacterized protein LOC108450156, whose protein sequence is MNHHDLQAQRREMKHKGRNVVWSIAMDKCLIEALAVQAKNGNKIDKCFNENAYTAACIAVNSRFNLNLNNQKVINRLKTIKKRYKVMRDMLSQDGFRWNPKTKMIECDSEDLWKRYVVAHPDAKGFRGKQIEMYDELKIVCGNYQAPSRWAKMKDGSHPMGYKNFEEDSASFVSPSSDDLSDTDGTESYSGQPEYLHEGSQDPPVMEPLRQLPKRPRESDALQEAMLAVASSIRRLADAMDQSKTTINPSELLQAVLEIDGLEEAKQMYAFEYLNADPIKARAFMTYNVRMRKMYLFRKFWWWK, encoded by the exons ATGAACCACCATGACCTGCAGGCACAGAGAAGGGAGATGAAGCACAAAGGAAGAAATGTAGTCTGGTCAATTGCAATGGACAAGTGTCTAATTGAAGCTCTGGCAGTTCAGGCTAAAAATGGGAATAAAATTGACAAATGCTTTAATGAAAATGCATATACTGCTGCTTGTATTGCTGTGAATTCTCGTTTTAATTTGAACTTGAACAATCAAAAAGTCATTAATCGCCTTAAGACAATTAAGAAAAGGTACAAGGTAATGAGGGATATGCTAAGTCAAGATGGATTTAGGTGGAATCCAAAGACAAAGATGATCGAATGTGACAGTGAAGATCTATGGAAAAGATATGTAGTG GCACATCCCGATGCAAAAGGATTTCGTGGAAAGCAGATTGAGATGTATGATGAGCTAAAGATTGTTTGCGGAAATTATCAAGCCCCGAGTCGTTGGGCTAAGATGAAGGACGGAAGTCATCCAATGGGATACAAGAATTTTGAAGAGGATTCTGCTTCTTTTGTATCGCCAAGCTCAGATGATTTAAGTGATACAGATGGGACTGAGTCATATTCTGGGCAACCAGAGTATTTACATGAAGGTAGTCAAGATCCTCCTGTAATGGAACCACTGCGACAACTCCCAAAGCGGCCTCGTGAGTCGGATGCTCTTCAGGAGGCAATGTTGGCAGTGGCATCCAGCATTCGGCGGCTGGCTGATGCAATGGATCAAAGTAAAACTACAATCAATCCCTCTGAATTGCTACAGGCTGTTTTGGAGATTGATGGTCTGGAAGAAGCTAAACAGATGTATGCATTCGAGTATTTGAATGCCGACCCTATCAAAGCTAGGGCATTCATGACATATAATGTTCGGATGAGGAAGATGTATTTGTTTCGTAAGTTTTGGTGGTGGAAATGA